ATTCTGGACTGCTGTTCCGCCATTTGGGGTGGGGAATGGCAGTTTTCTGCCGCCGCGGGGGCCGCGGGCGCCGGCAGCCTTTCTTGAGGCGCTTCCCAGCGTCTCCGGGGCGGTTCCACCGGCTGCAGAAAAGAAAGGGCTAGGAATCGTGACGACAGCGTCTTCGGCGGACCATCCGACACGCCGTGATTTTCTCTTTGTTGCAACCGGAGCTGCCGCCGCGGTCGGCGCAGCCGCCACCGTCTGGCCGCTGGTTGCCCAGATGAACCCGGACGCCGCGACGATCGCGGCCGGCGCGCCGATCCAGGTCGACCTGGCGCCGATCGCCGAGGGCCAGGACATCAAGGTGTTCTGGCGCGGCAAGCCGATCTACATCAGCCATCGCACCAAGAAGCAGATCGAGGAGGCTCAGAAGGTGCCGCTCTCGAGCCTGCCCGATCCGCAGCCCGACTCGGCCCGCGTCAAGGCCGGCCACGACCAGTGGCTGGTGGTGATCGGCATCTGCACCCATCTCGGCTGTATCCCGATCGCCCATGAGGGCAATTACGACGGTTTCTTCTGCCCCTGCCACGGCTCCCAGTACGACTCCTCCGGTCGTATCCGCCAGGGGCCGGCGCCCGCCAATCTGGCGGTGCCGCCCTACGCCTTCCTTTCCGACACCAAAATCCAGATCGGCTAAGTCCCGGACCCTCCGGGACTTCGGCTTCCCCTTGGACCCATCGCGTCGTTTTTCTTCTTCAGGATCGCATCAATGAGCGGACCATCTGATTTCCAACCGAGCAACCCCGCCTTGAAGTGGATCGAACGGCGCCTTCCGATCTTCGGCCTGATCCACTCTTCATTCGTGGCCTATCCGACGCCGCGCAACCTGAACTACTGGTGGACCTTCGGCGCCATCCTTTCGCTGATGCTGGGTCTGCAGATCCTGACCGGCGTGATCCTGGCGATGCACTACACGCCGCACGCCGATCTCGCCTTCAAGTCGGTCGAGCTGATCGTCCGCGACGTCAATTACGGCTGGCTGCTGCGCAACATGCATGCCTGCGGCGCGTCGATGTTCTTCTTCGCCGTCTACATCCACATGTTCCGCGGCCTTTATTACGGGTCGTACAAGGAGCCGCGCGAGGTGCTGTGGATCCTCGGCGTCATCATCTACCTCTTGATGATGGCCACCGGCTTCATGGGCTACGTGCTGCCGTGGGGCCAGATGAGCTTCTGGGGCGCCACCGTCATCACCAACCTGTTCTCGGCCGTGCCGTATTTCGGCGAGAGCATCGTGACGCTGCTGTGGGGCGGTTATTCGGTCGGTAACCCGACGCTGAACCGCTTCTTCTCGCTGCACTATCTGCTACCGTTCGTGATCGCCGGCGTGGTCGTGCTGCACGTCTGGGCACTGCACGTCGCGGGTCAGAACAACCCGGCCGGCGTCGAGGCCAAGACCGAGAAGGACACCGTTCCGTTCACGCCCTATGCGACGATCAAGGACGCGTTCGGCGTGTCGTGCTTCCTGATCTTCTTCGCCTGGTTCATCTTCTACATGCCGAACTATCTCGGCGACGCCGACAACTACATCCCGGCGAACCCCGGCGTGACCCCGGCGCACATCGTGCCTGAATGGTACTACCTGCCGTTCTACGCGATCCTGCGCTCGATCCCGAACAAGCTCGCCGGCGTCGTGGCGATGTTCTCGGCGATCATCATCCTGTGCTTCCTGCCCTGGCTCGACAGCGCACGGACCCGGTCGTCGAAGTATCGTCCGCTGGCCAAGCAGTTTTTCTGGATCTTCGTGGTGGTCTGCATCCTGCTCGGCTATCTCGGCTCGCAACCGCCGGAAGGCATCTATGTGATCGCCGGCCGCATCCTGACGGTGTGCTACTTCGCCTACTTCCTGATCGTGCTGCCGCTGCTCGCCCGCATCGAGACGCCGCGCCCGGTGCCGAACTCGATCGCCGACGACGTGCTGGCGAAGAGCAAGGGCAGGGCCGCGACCGCAGCCTCGGTGATGCTCGCGATGGTGGTGGCCGGCGGCCTGTTCGTAGGCGGCACCCAGAACGCCAAGGCCGAGGAGGGCGGCAATGCGCCGCCGGCGCAGAGCTGGTCGTTCTCCGGCCCGTTCGGCAAGTATGACCGCGGCTCGCTGCAGCGTGGCCTGAAGGTCTACAAGGAAGTCTGCTCGGCCTGCCACGGCCTGTCCTATGTCGCGTTCCGCAACTTGGCGGATGCCGGCGGCCCCGGCTATTCGGTGGCGCAGGCGGCTGCGTTCGCGTCGGAATACAAGATCAAGGATGGTCCGAACGACCAGGGCGAGATGTTCGAGCGTCCGGGCCGTCCGGCGGACTACTTCCCGTCGCCGTTCCCGAACGAGCAGGCCGCGCGCGCAGCCAATGGCGGCGCGGCACCGCCCGATCTCTCGCTGATCACCAAGGCGCGGTCCTACAAGCGCGGCTTCCCGCAATTCGTGATCGACTTCTTCAGCCAGTACCAGGAGCAGGGCCCGGACTACGTCGACGCCATCCTGCAGGGCTTCGAGGACAAGGCCCCGGCTGGCGTCACGATCCCCGAGGGCTCGTACTACAACAAGTACTTCCCCGGCCACGCCATCAAGATGCCGAAGCCGCTGTCCGACGGTCAGGTGACCTTCGACGACGGCTCGCCGGCGACGGTCAAGCAGTACGCGCATGACGTCACCACCTTCCTGATGTGGGCCGCCGAGCCGCACATGGAAGAGCGCAAGCGGATCGGCATGCAGGTGTTCTTCTTCCTGGTGATCTTCGCCATCCTTATGTACTTCACCAAGCGCAAGGTTTGGGCCGACGCGCACTGACCTCGGCGATCGCGAATTTGAAAAAGCCCCTTTTCGGGGGCTTTTTTGTTTGTGTTCGCAATGACGGCAAATCGATTTGCGTCCGTCACCGAGTACGGACAAGATGCCGGCCAATCAGCCGGCAAACATCTGCGGAGGAACTCATGGGTACCAGCATCACCTTCAAGCGTCCGGACGGCAAGGAAGCGTCGGGCTATCTTGCCAATGCCGCACGCGGCAACGCGCCCGGAGTGGTCGTGATCCAGGAATGGTGGGGCCTCCAGGACCAGATCAAGGGCATGTGCGACCGCTTCGCGCGGGCAGGTTTCGATGCGCTGGCGCCCGATCTCTACAAGGGCAAGGTGGTGCCGTATCACGACACCGAAGCCGCCGGCAAAGAGATGAACTCGCTCGACTTCATGGACGCCACCACCCAAACGGTGCGCGGTGCCGCGCAGTACCTCGCCAAGAACGGCGCCAAGGTCGGCCTCACCGGCTTCTGCCTCGGCGGTGCGGTGACCATCATCGGCGCCACCAAGATCCCGGAATTGACGGCCGGCGTGGTGTTCTACGGCATTCCGCCGGAGCAGGCGGCCAAGCCGGCGGATGTTCGGATTCCGCTGCAGGGCCATTTTGCCACCAAGGACGACTGGTGCACGCCGGCGCTGGTCGATGGCTTCGAGAAGGCGATGAAGGCCGCCGGCAAATCGCTGGAGCTGTACCGCTATGACGCCGACCACGGTTTCGGCAACGAGCAGCGCCTGTCGGTGCACGACCGGCAGTGCGCGGAGTTGGCCTGGGACCGGGCGACGGAGTTCTTCAGGAAGCATCTGGGGTAAAGGCGCGCGATTATCCGCAATCTCGCTGTCGTCCCGGCGAAGGCCGGGACCCATACGCCGCGGCAGTCGGGACCAAAGCAAACTGGTCGACGGCTTTGCCAAACAACTACGCCCTGTGGTTATGGGTCCCGGCCTTCGCCGGGACGACGTGGGGAGTTTGCTATGCGTCCTTCACCCCATCCCACCACGGGCACGTTCCCGACATCAGCTTGAAATTGCCTTCCATCACCTGCACCGGTGCGCGCTTGCCCTCGGCGGCGGCGCGCATCCGCATCTCGCGCGCGACCGCGCGGTCCTCCGGCGACAGCCAGACCCGTTCGTGGCCCCACAGGCTCGGGCCGTCATGCATCTCGAACGGCGTCCAGTTCGCAGGATCGATCTCGCGGCCGCCCCAGCCGCACTCGACCATGAAGGCTGACGGTGACCTGGCGTAGAACGACGTCATCAAATCGTTGGTGTGTCGGCCGAGCGTGACGTTGACCCGGTCCTCCTGCTGCGCGATGTCGTAGGCTTGGCCGACATCGTCGAGCGAGAACAGCTCCACCATCAGATGATGCATGCCGTTGCTGCCGGTCTCGATCAGCGCCAGCGAGTGGTGGCGGGCATTGACGTGGAAGAAGTAGGCGCGGAACGGCTTTTCGATGTAGTCGCTGAGGCCGAAGCCGAGCACGTCGACATAGAAGCTCATGACAGGGACGAGATTCTCGACCGTCAGCACCGCGTGGCCGAGGCCGAGCGCGCCGGTGCGGAAGCCGGAGATCGAGCGGCCCGGCCTGAACGGCGCGTCGTCGATCTCGGCGCCGTGAAACGCCTCGAGCCGGTTGCCGGCGGGGTCGCTGAACGAGATCAGGCCCCGCACCCGCCGGCTATCGGCGAGCGCCTGCGGCTCTGATGTTACGGCGACGCCGGCGCGCTCCAGCCGCGCCGCCAGCGCATCGAGATCCGTGGCATCCGCCACCTCCCAGCCGAAGAACCTCGTGCCTTCGCCCTGCGCGCGGTCGATCACGATGCGTTGCTTGCGGTCGTCCATCCGGAACGCGAGCAGCGCGTTGCCGCGCTCGATCGCCTGCAGCCCGACCAGGCCGGTGCCGAATTGCCGCCAGTCGTCCAGCGCATCCGAGCCGAAGCCGGCATATCCGAGACCCAAAATCGCCATCCGCGCCTCCGCCATCTGTCTTTTTTTGGGCGGCCGATCAGCCGCCATTTCGGCAAATCCTACGCGGATTCCTGGCTCTTCAAACCCCGAATATGCCGCCCAAACGGCGTCCAGGATTGGGGCAGGGGTGTGAGGCCATCCCTTGACACGGCCCGCGCCGGGTGGTGTGTAGCGGCCATGAGCACCGTTGCCAGTCCATCCCGTCGTTGGTGGCCCACCTTCTCATAGGTGGCCGGTGCGTTTTCATTTTCTCAAAAACGTCGAAGGTCGCCATCGCAGTGCGACGGTCTCCTTCGTTTGTCCTGTGTGGCGCTCTCTTCCCAAGTTTCGTAAGAGGATCACATGAACAGGACAGTCTTCTCCCTGCCGGCCAAGAGCGAATACCTGACCAATGGCGGCCTTGCGGTCGCCCGCGTGGTCGAGCAGTTCACCGGCGGCGCCAATCGCCTCGATGATCTGATCGCGCTGCTCGACCGCCGCCGCGGCGTGGTGCTGTCCTCGGGCACCACGGTGCCGGGCCGCTACGAGAGCTTCGACCTCGGCTTTGCCGATCCGCCGCTGGTGCTGGAAACCTCGGGCACCGATTTCTCGTTGCAGGCGCTGAACCCGCGCGGCGAGGTGCTGATCGCCTTTCTCGGCGACGTGCTGCGCGAGCCCTGCGTCGTGATCTCGGAGCGCAGCGCGACAAGGCTTGCAGGCCATATCATCCGCGGCGAAGCGCCGGTCGAGGAAGACCAGCGCACCCGCCGCGCCAGCGTGATGTCGCTGGTGCGCGACATGGTGGCGGCGTTCACCTCCAATGCCGATCCGCTGCTCGGCCTGTTCGGCGCCTTCGCCTACGACCTCGTGTTCCAGATCGAGGACCTCGTGCAGAAGCGCGCCCGCGAGGCCGACCAGCGCGATATCGTGCTGTACGTGCCGGACCGGCTCTTGGCCTATGACCGCGCCACCGGTCGCGGCGTGGCGCTGAATTACGAGTTTGCGTGGAAGGGCAAATCCACCGCCGGCCAGTCGCACGAGACCGCGCCGAGCCTCTATGCCAAGACCGACCGGCAGGGCTTTGCCGATCACGCCGCGGGCGAATATCAGGCGACCGTCGAAGTGGCGCGCGCGGCGTTCGCCCGCGGCGACCTGTTTGAGGCGGTGCCGGGGCAGCTGTTCGCCGAGCCCTGCGAGCGCTCGCCGGCGGAAGTGTTCCAGCGGCTCTGCCGCATCAATCCGTCGCCCTACGGCGCGCTGATGAATCTCGGCGACGGCGAATTCCTGGTCTCCGCCTCGCCCGAGATGTTCGTGCGCTCCGACGGCCGCCGGGTCGAGACCTGCCCGATCTCGGGCACCATCGCGCGTGGCTCGGATTCGATCGGCGATGCCGAGCAGATCCGCAAGCTGCTGAACTCGGAGAAGGACGAGTTCGAGCTCAACATGTGCACCGACGTCGACCGCAACGACAAGGCGCGCGTCTGCGTGCCCGGCACCATCAAGGTGCTGGCGCGGCGCCAGATCGAGACCTACTCAAAGCTGTTCCACACCGTCGACCACGTCGAGGGCATGCTGCGGCCGGGCTTCGATTCGCTCGATGCGTTCCTGACCCATGCCTGGGCGGTCACCGTCACGGGTGCACCGAAGCTGTGGGCGATGCAGTTCGTCGAGGACCATGAGCGGTCGCCGCGGCGCTGGTACGCCGGCGCGATCGGCTGCGTCAATTTCGACGGCAGCATCAACACCGGCCTCACCATCCGCACCATCCGTATGAAGGATGGCCTCGCCGAGGTGCGCGTCGGCGCCACCTGCCTGTTCGACTCCGATCCCGCCGCAGAGGACCGCGAGTGCCAGGTCAAGGCCGCGGCGCTGTTCCAGGCCCTGCGCGGCGATCCGCCGAAGCCGCTGTCCGATTTCGCACCCGATGCCACCGGCTCCGGCAAGAACGTGCTCTTGATCGATCATGACGACAGTTTCGTCCACATGCTGGCGGATTACTTCCGCCAGGTCGGCGCCAACGTCACCGTGGTCCGGCACATCCATGCCCAGGACATGCTCAAGAAGAAGGGCTGGGATCTTCTGGTGCTGTCGCCCGGGCCGGGCCGTCCGGAGGATTTTGGCATCGCGAAGACCATCGATACCGCGCTGGAAAAGAAGCTGCCGATCTTCGGCGTCTGCCTCGGCGTGCAGGCGATCGGCGAATATTTCGGCGGTGAGCTCGGCCAGCTCGCCCAGCCCGCGCATGGCCGTCCCTCGCGCGTGCAGGTGCGCGGCGGCCGGCTGATGCATAATCTGCCGAACGAGATCGTGATCGGCCGCTACCACTCGCTCTATGTCGAGCGTGACAGCGTGCCCGAGGTGCTGGCGGTGACCGCGACCACCGAAGACGGCGTCGCGATGGTGATCGAGCACAAGACCCTGCCGGTCGGCGGCGTGCAATTCCATCCGGAATCGCTGATGTCGCTCGGCAACGAGGTCGGCCTGCGCATTGTCGAGAATGCATTCCGGCTGAATCCGCCGGCCAATTGAGGATTGCGAAACCAATGACCTTCGACCACGACATCAAGGCGACCGTTCGCACCATCCCGGACTACCCGAAGAAGGGCATCCTGTTTCGCGACATCACGACGTTGCTGGCGGATGCCCGCGCCTTCCGCCGCGCG
The window above is part of the Bradyrhizobium sp. PSBB068 genome. Proteins encoded here:
- the petA gene encoding ubiquinol-cytochrome c reductase iron-sulfur subunit encodes the protein MTTASSADHPTRRDFLFVATGAAAAVGAAATVWPLVAQMNPDAATIAAGAPIQVDLAPIAEGQDIKVFWRGKPIYISHRTKKQIEEAQKVPLSSLPDPQPDSARVKAGHDQWLVVIGICTHLGCIPIAHEGNYDGFFCPCHGSQYDSSGRIRQGPAPANLAVPPYAFLSDTKIQIG
- a CDS encoding cytochrome b N-terminal domain-containing protein translates to MSGPSDFQPSNPALKWIERRLPIFGLIHSSFVAYPTPRNLNYWWTFGAILSLMLGLQILTGVILAMHYTPHADLAFKSVELIVRDVNYGWLLRNMHACGASMFFFAVYIHMFRGLYYGSYKEPREVLWILGVIIYLLMMATGFMGYVLPWGQMSFWGATVITNLFSAVPYFGESIVTLLWGGYSVGNPTLNRFFSLHYLLPFVIAGVVVLHVWALHVAGQNNPAGVEAKTEKDTVPFTPYATIKDAFGVSCFLIFFAWFIFYMPNYLGDADNYIPANPGVTPAHIVPEWYYLPFYAILRSIPNKLAGVVAMFSAIIILCFLPWLDSARTRSSKYRPLAKQFFWIFVVVCILLGYLGSQPPEGIYVIAGRILTVCYFAYFLIVLPLLARIETPRPVPNSIADDVLAKSKGRAATAASVMLAMVVAGGLFVGGTQNAKAEEGGNAPPAQSWSFSGPFGKYDRGSLQRGLKVYKEVCSACHGLSYVAFRNLADAGGPGYSVAQAAAFASEYKIKDGPNDQGEMFERPGRPADYFPSPFPNEQAARAANGGAAPPDLSLITKARSYKRGFPQFVIDFFSQYQEQGPDYVDAILQGFEDKAPAGVTIPEGSYYNKYFPGHAIKMPKPLSDGQVTFDDGSPATVKQYAHDVTTFLMWAAEPHMEERKRIGMQVFFFLVIFAILMYFTKRKVWADAH
- a CDS encoding dienelactone hydrolase family protein, coding for MGTSITFKRPDGKEASGYLANAARGNAPGVVVIQEWWGLQDQIKGMCDRFARAGFDALAPDLYKGKVVPYHDTEAAGKEMNSLDFMDATTQTVRGAAQYLAKNGAKVGLTGFCLGGAVTIIGATKIPELTAGVVFYGIPPEQAAKPADVRIPLQGHFATKDDWCTPALVDGFEKAMKAAGKSLELYRYDADHGFGNEQRLSVHDRQCAELAWDRATEFFRKHLG
- a CDS encoding VOC family protein; translated protein: MAEARMAILGLGYAGFGSDALDDWRQFGTGLVGLQAIERGNALLAFRMDDRKQRIVIDRAQGEGTRFFGWEVADATDLDALAARLERAGVAVTSEPQALADSRRVRGLISFSDPAGNRLEAFHGAEIDDAPFRPGRSISGFRTGALGLGHAVLTVENLVPVMSFYVDVLGFGLSDYIEKPFRAYFFHVNARHHSLALIETGSNGMHHLMVELFSLDDVGQAYDIAQQEDRVNVTLGRHTNDLMTSFYARSPSAFMVECGWGGREIDPANWTPFEMHDGPSLWGHERVWLSPEDRAVAREMRMRAAAEGKRAPVQVMEGNFKLMSGTCPWWDGVKDA
- a CDS encoding anthranilate synthase component I; protein product: MNRTVFSLPAKSEYLTNGGLAVARVVEQFTGGANRLDDLIALLDRRRGVVLSSGTTVPGRYESFDLGFADPPLVLETSGTDFSLQALNPRGEVLIAFLGDVLREPCVVISERSATRLAGHIIRGEAPVEEDQRTRRASVMSLVRDMVAAFTSNADPLLGLFGAFAYDLVFQIEDLVQKRAREADQRDIVLYVPDRLLAYDRATGRGVALNYEFAWKGKSTAGQSHETAPSLYAKTDRQGFADHAAGEYQATVEVARAAFARGDLFEAVPGQLFAEPCERSPAEVFQRLCRINPSPYGALMNLGDGEFLVSASPEMFVRSDGRRVETCPISGTIARGSDSIGDAEQIRKLLNSEKDEFELNMCTDVDRNDKARVCVPGTIKVLARRQIETYSKLFHTVDHVEGMLRPGFDSLDAFLTHAWAVTVTGAPKLWAMQFVEDHERSPRRWYAGAIGCVNFDGSINTGLTIRTIRMKDGLAEVRVGATCLFDSDPAAEDRECQVKAAALFQALRGDPPKPLSDFAPDATGSGKNVLLIDHDDSFVHMLADYFRQVGANVTVVRHIHAQDMLKKKGWDLLVLSPGPGRPEDFGIAKTIDTALEKKLPIFGVCLGVQAIGEYFGGELGQLAQPAHGRPSRVQVRGGRLMHNLPNEIVIGRYHSLYVERDSVPEVLAVTATTEDGVAMVIEHKTLPVGGVQFHPESLMSLGNEVGLRIVENAFRLNPPAN